A DNA window from Augochlora pura isolate Apur16 chromosome 9, APUR_v2.2.1, whole genome shotgun sequence contains the following coding sequences:
- the Art4 gene encoding arginine methyltransferase 4 isoform X1, producing the protein MAKLFRTVTVSTLSNNGQSTPSYNKPVTLSINYDPQGLSMEFLAADQNGRDKITLLEFPVTPSTECSRVSSRSYVFTLETDSILITLANETDFRNFHSQILKLKNGKGVSAFNERTEESSAMQYFQFYGYLSQQQNMMQDYIRTSTYQRAILGNLSDFKDKVVLDVGAGSGILSFFAVQAGAKKVYAVEASNMANHAELLVAANNLSDKIIVIAGKIEEIELPELVDCIVSEPMGYMLYNERMLETYLHAKKWLQPGGRMFPLRGDLHIAPFSDENLYMEQFNKANFWYQTCFHGVDLSAMRNNAIKEYFRQPIVDTFDIRICMAKSIRHIVDFQTANETDLHRIEIDVDFHILESGTCHGLAFWFDVAFIGSTQQVWLSTAPTEPLTHWYQVRCLLENPLFCKSGQLLSGKVILIANKRQSYDVTIDLKLEGTNMESSSNTLDLKNPYFRYTGAAAQPPPGLNNTSPSESYWTTLDAQGARQAVNMVNGMSVNGLGEVSMDATAVNPGNLLAIGGQPNIHPGSISSTGRGRVSGTATSTQAAQLIGGGITPNMFTSPATQSLVLGNTSHYPVNPSLMIGDYVTPGNGISSQTYRQ; encoded by the exons ATGGCGAAGCTGTTTCGCACGGTGACAGTATCGACTTTGTCAAACAATGGACAGTCAACACCGTCATATAACAAGCCGGTTACTCTCAGTATCAACTATGATCCGCAAGGACTCAGTATGGAGTTTCTCGCAG CTGATCAAAATGGgagagataaaataacattgttgGAGTTTCCAGTGACTCCTAGCACTGAATGTTCTAGAGTATCATCGAGAAGTTATGTATTCACATTAGAAACAGATAGTATACTTATAACTCTTGCCAATGAAACAG ATTTTCGAAACTTTCattcacaaatattaaaacttaaaaatgGCAAAGGTGTGTCTGCATTTAATGAAAGAACAGAAGAGTCCTCGGCGATGCAGTACTTTCAGTTTTATGGTTACCTTTCACAACAACAAAACATGATGCAGGATTACATTAGAACCAGTACATACCAACGTGCAATCCTTGGAAATTTGTCAGACTTTAAAGATAAAGTAGTGCTAGATGTAGGAGCAGGTTCTGGAATATTGTCGTTCTTTGCGGTTCAAGCTGGTGCGAAAAAAGTATACGCCGTAGAAGCGAGTAATATGGCAAATCACGCAGAATTACTGGTCGCTGCAAACAATTTATCAGATAAAATTATCGTCATAGCTGGTAAAATAGAGGAAATCGAATTACCCGAACTAGTAGACTGTATAGTCAGTGAGCCTATGGGTTACATGTTATACAATGAAAGAATGCTTGAAACTTATCTTCATGCAAAAAAATGGTTACAACCag GTGGGAGAATGTTTCCTTTGCGCGGCGATCTTCACATCGCACCGTTTTCCGACGAGAATCTTTACATGGAGCAATTCAATAAGGCTAATTTTTGGTATCAGACGTGTTTCCATGGTGTAGATCTATCCGCAATGAGGAATAACGCGATTAAAGAATACTTTAGACAACCAATCGTTGATACCTTTGATATAAGAATTTGTATGGCCAAGTCTATCAGACATATAGTAGACTTCCAAACCGCTAATGAGACTGACTTACATAGAATAG AAATCGATGTTGATTTTCATATATTGGAAAGTGGCACGTGTCATGGTCTTGCATTCTGGTTCGACGTAGCATTTATTGGATCGACGCAACAAGTTTGGTTAAGTACGGCTCCCACAGAACCCCTTACGCACTGGTACCAAGTGCGTTGCCTTCTAGAGAATCCGTTATTCTGTAAAAGTGGTCAACTACTGTCCGGGAAGGTCATTCTTATAGCGAATAAAAG ACAATCCTATGATGTGACAATAGACTTGAAGCTAGAAGGTACAAACATGGAAAGCAGTAGTAATACATTGGATTTGAAGAATCCATACTTTAGATATACAGGTGCAGCTGCACAGCCCCCTCCaggtttaaataatacatcgcCTAGCGAATCTTATTGGACAACTTTGGATGCGCAAGGCGCTAGACAAGCTGTCAATATGGTTAACGGAATGTCTGTTAACGGTCTGGGTGAAGTTTCCATGGACGCAACTGCGGTTAATCCTGGCAATTTACTTGCAATTG GAGGTCAACCAAATATTCATCCCGGTTCGATTTCGAGCACTGGACGGGGGCGGGTGAGTGGTACAGCGACGAGTACACAAGCAGCACAATTGATAGGCGGCGGAATCACTCCAAACATGTTCACATCCCCCGCTACG CAATCGCTGGTCCTTGGGAATACCTCGCATTATCCAGTGAATCCCAGCTTGATGATCGGCGATTACGTGACACCTGGTAACGGCATATCCTCCCAAACTTATCGGCAATGA
- the LOC144474757 gene encoding putative RNA-binding protein Luc7-like 2 isoform X2: protein MPVLLKKFPSTLDVCADCSFIVIALSCQAERCYHSRMDLGECPQIHDLALRADYEAAQKKKDHFYDIDAMEHLQNFIADCDRRTEQAKQRLAETQEELSAEVAAKANNVHVLAEEIGKKLAKAEQLGEEGFVEESMKLMGEIDELRKKKNEAEQEYRNSMPASSYQQQKLRVCEVCSAYLGIHDNDRRLADHFGGKLHLGFIKIREKLAELQKTVEERRKEKRESLLDRRRDRDRDDRDRDRDRSDRRGGLGYREKDRERDRERDRDRDRERDRDRDRDRERDRDRERDRDRERDRDRDRDRERRDRDRRKSRSRSRSRGKRSKRSRSSSRNRRSRSRRSGSNDRKR, encoded by the exons ATGCCAgttctgttaaaaaaatttccttCAACATTGGAT GTGTGTGCTGATTGTAGCTTCATTGTCATCGCATTGTCGTGTCAGGCGGAGAGGTGTTACCACTCT CGCATGGACCTGGGAGAATGCCCCCAGATTCACGACTTGGCCCTACGGGCGGACTATGAAGCCGCGCAAAAGAAGAAAGACCATTTTTATGACATCGAT GCCATGGAACACctacagaattttattgccGATTGTGATCGTCGTACAGAGCAAGCGAAACAACGATTAGCAGAAACTCAAGAAGAGCTTAGTGCTGAGGTTGCAGCGAAAGCAAATAACGTTCACGTTCTCGCAGAAGAAATCGGTAAAAAATTGGCCAAGGCTGAGCAGCTCGGAGAAGAAGGTTTCGTGGAGGAATCCATGAAGCTTATGGGTGAGATAGACGAGTtgcgaaaaaagaagaacgaagCTGAGCAAGAATACCGCAATAGCATGCCGGCATCCAGTTACCAACAACAAAAATTGAGGGTATGCGAAGTATGCAGCGCATATCTTGGCATTCACGATAACGACAGACGACTTGCTGACCATTTTGGTGGGAAACTTCATTTGGGTTTCATCaagattcgtgaaaaattggCAGAACTTCAGAAAACCGTAGAAGAAAGACGTAAAGAGAAACGCGAGTCGTTGTTAGATAGACGAAGAGACAGGGATAGAGATGACCGCGACAGAGATCGCGATAGATCTGATCGACGCGGAGGATTGGGTTACAGAGAAAAGGATCGCGAGCGTGATCGAGAACGCGACCGTGACCGTGACCGTGAACGTGATCGCGACCGTGATCGTGATCGCGAACGCGACCGTGATCGTGAAAGGGATCGCGACCGCGAGCGTGATCGAGACCGCGATCGTGATCGTGAACgcagagacagagataggAGAAAGTCACGATCTCGCAGCCGCAGTCGTGGAAAGAG ATCTAAACGTTCGCGCAGTAGTAGCCGTAACCGACGATCTCGGTCTCGCCGTAGCGGATCTAATGATCGAAAAAGATAA
- the LOC144474757 gene encoding putative RNA-binding protein Luc7-like 2 isoform X3, with protein sequence MDLGECPQIHDLALRADYEAAQKKKDHFYDIDAMEHLQNFIADCDRRTEQAKQRLAETQEELSAEVAAKANNVHVLAEEIGKKLAKAEQLGEEGFVEESMKLMGEIDELRKKKNEAEQEYRNSMPASSYQQQKLRVCEVCSAYLGIHDNDRRLADHFGGKLHLGFIKIREKLAELQKTVEERRKEKRESLLDRRRDRDRDDRDRDRDRSDRRGGLGYREKDRERDRERDRDRDRERDRDRDRDRERDRDRERDRDRERDRDRDRDRERRDRDRRKSRSRSRSRGKRSKRSRSSSRNRRSRSRRSGSNDRKR encoded by the exons ATGGACCTGGGAGAATGCCCCCAGATTCACGACTTGGCCCTACGGGCGGACTATGAAGCCGCGCAAAAGAAGAAAGACCATTTTTATGACATCGAT GCCATGGAACACctacagaattttattgccGATTGTGATCGTCGTACAGAGCAAGCGAAACAACGATTAGCAGAAACTCAAGAAGAGCTTAGTGCTGAGGTTGCAGCGAAAGCAAATAACGTTCACGTTCTCGCAGAAGAAATCGGTAAAAAATTGGCCAAGGCTGAGCAGCTCGGAGAAGAAGGTTTCGTGGAGGAATCCATGAAGCTTATGGGTGAGATAGACGAGTtgcgaaaaaagaagaacgaagCTGAGCAAGAATACCGCAATAGCATGCCGGCATCCAGTTACCAACAACAAAAATTGAGGGTATGCGAAGTATGCAGCGCATATCTTGGCATTCACGATAACGACAGACGACTTGCTGACCATTTTGGTGGGAAACTTCATTTGGGTTTCATCaagattcgtgaaaaattggCAGAACTTCAGAAAACCGTAGAAGAAAGACGTAAAGAGAAACGCGAGTCGTTGTTAGATAGACGAAGAGACAGGGATAGAGATGACCGCGACAGAGATCGCGATAGATCTGATCGACGCGGAGGATTGGGTTACAGAGAAAAGGATCGCGAGCGTGATCGAGAACGCGACCGTGACCGTGACCGTGAACGTGATCGCGACCGTGATCGTGATCGCGAACGCGACCGTGATCGTGAAAGGGATCGCGACCGCGAGCGTGATCGAGACCGCGATCGTGATCGTGAACgcagagacagagataggAGAAAGTCACGATCTCGCAGCCGCAGTCGTGGAAAGAG ATCTAAACGTTCGCGCAGTAGTAGCCGTAACCGACGATCTCGGTCTCGCCGTAGCGGATCTAATGATCGAAAAAGATAA
- the LOC144474757 gene encoding putative RNA-binding protein Alsin2 isoform X1 has protein sequence MTAHDQMRAMLDQLMGTGRNGENNKFQVKYSDPKVCKSFLLACCPHEILSSTRMDLGECPQIHDLALRADYEAAQKKKDHFYDIDAMEHLQNFIADCDRRTEQAKQRLAETQEELSAEVAAKANNVHVLAEEIGKKLAKAEQLGEEGFVEESMKLMGEIDELRKKKNEAEQEYRNSMPASSYQQQKLRVCEVCSAYLGIHDNDRRLADHFGGKLHLGFIKIREKLAELQKTVEERRKEKRESLLDRRRDRDRDDRDRDRDRSDRRGGLGYREKDRERDRERDRDRDRERDRDRDRDRERDRDRERDRDRERDRDRDRDRERRDRDRRKSRSRSRSRGKRSKRSRSSSRNRRSRSRRSGSNDRKR, from the exons ATGACGGCTCACGATCAAATGCGAGCTATGCTTGACCAATTAATGGGCACAGGGAGGAATG gtgaaaataacaaatttcaagTGAAGTACTCCGATCCAAAGGTGTGCAAGAGTTTTTTGTTGGCGTGCTGTCCACATGAAATCTTGTCGTCAACG CGCATGGACCTGGGAGAATGCCCCCAGATTCACGACTTGGCCCTACGGGCGGACTATGAAGCCGCGCAAAAGAAGAAAGACCATTTTTATGACATCGAT GCCATGGAACACctacagaattttattgccGATTGTGATCGTCGTACAGAGCAAGCGAAACAACGATTAGCAGAAACTCAAGAAGAGCTTAGTGCTGAGGTTGCAGCGAAAGCAAATAACGTTCACGTTCTCGCAGAAGAAATCGGTAAAAAATTGGCCAAGGCTGAGCAGCTCGGAGAAGAAGGTTTCGTGGAGGAATCCATGAAGCTTATGGGTGAGATAGACGAGTtgcgaaaaaagaagaacgaagCTGAGCAAGAATACCGCAATAGCATGCCGGCATCCAGTTACCAACAACAAAAATTGAGGGTATGCGAAGTATGCAGCGCATATCTTGGCATTCACGATAACGACAGACGACTTGCTGACCATTTTGGTGGGAAACTTCATTTGGGTTTCATCaagattcgtgaaaaattggCAGAACTTCAGAAAACCGTAGAAGAAAGACGTAAAGAGAAACGCGAGTCGTTGTTAGATAGACGAAGAGACAGGGATAGAGATGACCGCGACAGAGATCGCGATAGATCTGATCGACGCGGAGGATTGGGTTACAGAGAAAAGGATCGCGAGCGTGATCGAGAACGCGACCGTGACCGTGACCGTGAACGTGATCGCGACCGTGATCGTGATCGCGAACGCGACCGTGATCGTGAAAGGGATCGCGACCGCGAGCGTGATCGAGACCGCGATCGTGATCGTGAACgcagagacagagataggAGAAAGTCACGATCTCGCAGCCGCAGTCGTGGAAAGAG ATCTAAACGTTCGCGCAGTAGTAGCCGTAACCGACGATCTCGGTCTCGCCGTAGCGGATCTAATGATCGAAAAAGATAA
- the Art4 gene encoding arginine methyltransferase 4 isoform X2 → MAKLFRTVTVSTLSNNGQSTPSYNKPVTLSINYDPQGLSMEFLAADQNGRDKITLLEFPVTPSTECSRVSSRSYVFTLETDSILITLANETDFRNFHSQILKLKNGKGVSAFNERTEESSAMQYFQFYGYLSQQQNMMQDYIRTSTYQRAILGNLSDFKDKVVLDVGAGSGILSFFAVQAGAKKVYAVEASNMANHAELLVAANNLSDKIIVIAGKIEEIELPELVDCIVSEPMGYMLYNERMLETYLHAKKWLQPGGRMFPLRGDLHIAPFSDENLYMEQFNKANFWYQTCFHGVDLSAMRNNAIKEYFRQPIVDTFDIRICMAKSIRHIVDFQTANETDLHRIEIDVDFHILESGTCHGLAFWFDVAFIGSTQQVWLSTAPTEPLTHWYQVRCLLENPLFCKSGQLLSGKVILIANKRQSYDVTIDLKLEGTNMESSSNTLDLKNPYFRYTGAAAQPPPGLNNTSPSESYWTTLDAQGARQAVNMVNGMSVNGLGEVSMDATAVNPGNLLAIGGQPNIHPGSISSTGRGRVSGTATSTQAAQLIGGGITPNMFTSPATIGQQIEGKRKNASE, encoded by the exons ATGGCGAAGCTGTTTCGCACGGTGACAGTATCGACTTTGTCAAACAATGGACAGTCAACACCGTCATATAACAAGCCGGTTACTCTCAGTATCAACTATGATCCGCAAGGACTCAGTATGGAGTTTCTCGCAG CTGATCAAAATGGgagagataaaataacattgttgGAGTTTCCAGTGACTCCTAGCACTGAATGTTCTAGAGTATCATCGAGAAGTTATGTATTCACATTAGAAACAGATAGTATACTTATAACTCTTGCCAATGAAACAG ATTTTCGAAACTTTCattcacaaatattaaaacttaaaaatgGCAAAGGTGTGTCTGCATTTAATGAAAGAACAGAAGAGTCCTCGGCGATGCAGTACTTTCAGTTTTATGGTTACCTTTCACAACAACAAAACATGATGCAGGATTACATTAGAACCAGTACATACCAACGTGCAATCCTTGGAAATTTGTCAGACTTTAAAGATAAAGTAGTGCTAGATGTAGGAGCAGGTTCTGGAATATTGTCGTTCTTTGCGGTTCAAGCTGGTGCGAAAAAAGTATACGCCGTAGAAGCGAGTAATATGGCAAATCACGCAGAATTACTGGTCGCTGCAAACAATTTATCAGATAAAATTATCGTCATAGCTGGTAAAATAGAGGAAATCGAATTACCCGAACTAGTAGACTGTATAGTCAGTGAGCCTATGGGTTACATGTTATACAATGAAAGAATGCTTGAAACTTATCTTCATGCAAAAAAATGGTTACAACCag GTGGGAGAATGTTTCCTTTGCGCGGCGATCTTCACATCGCACCGTTTTCCGACGAGAATCTTTACATGGAGCAATTCAATAAGGCTAATTTTTGGTATCAGACGTGTTTCCATGGTGTAGATCTATCCGCAATGAGGAATAACGCGATTAAAGAATACTTTAGACAACCAATCGTTGATACCTTTGATATAAGAATTTGTATGGCCAAGTCTATCAGACATATAGTAGACTTCCAAACCGCTAATGAGACTGACTTACATAGAATAG AAATCGATGTTGATTTTCATATATTGGAAAGTGGCACGTGTCATGGTCTTGCATTCTGGTTCGACGTAGCATTTATTGGATCGACGCAACAAGTTTGGTTAAGTACGGCTCCCACAGAACCCCTTACGCACTGGTACCAAGTGCGTTGCCTTCTAGAGAATCCGTTATTCTGTAAAAGTGGTCAACTACTGTCCGGGAAGGTCATTCTTATAGCGAATAAAAG ACAATCCTATGATGTGACAATAGACTTGAAGCTAGAAGGTACAAACATGGAAAGCAGTAGTAATACATTGGATTTGAAGAATCCATACTTTAGATATACAGGTGCAGCTGCACAGCCCCCTCCaggtttaaataatacatcgcCTAGCGAATCTTATTGGACAACTTTGGATGCGCAAGGCGCTAGACAAGCTGTCAATATGGTTAACGGAATGTCTGTTAACGGTCTGGGTGAAGTTTCCATGGACGCAACTGCGGTTAATCCTGGCAATTTACTTGCAATTG GAGGTCAACCAAATATTCATCCCGGTTCGATTTCGAGCACTGGACGGGGGCGGGTGAGTGGTACAGCGACGAGTACACAAGCAGCACAATTGATAGGCGGCGGAATCACTCCAAACATGTTCACATCCCCCGCTACG